CTGGCCTCGGGTGCGATCTCCGCGCCGGAGCCGGTCACCTATCCGTTGGCCGAGGCCGGCGCGGCCATCGCGTCGCTGGAGAACCGGACCGCCGCCGGCAAGGTCGTGCTCGTCGTGCGCGACGAATAGCGCGCCGCGCGCGGATATCCGCGCGCGGCGTGTCATTTCGCGCGCAACGCACAGGCGACAATCCGTCCACAACCGGGGATCTCGGCCGGCGGCGCGGGGACGTGCGTCGCCGACGATGGAGCGATGACCGCCGAACCGTTACACCGCCGGACCGCGCTCGCCGCCGGTTACACCGACGCCGAGCTGCGCCGTTGTTACCGGTCGCCGGGCTGGACGCGGTTGCGTGCGGGCAGTTACCTGCCACCCGGCGATATCGACGCGGAGCGGCGGCACCGCCTGCTGGCTGCCGCGACGCTGCCCGGGTTGGCGGCCGGATCGGTGCTCAGCCATCAGTCCGCGCTGATCTGGCACGGCCTGCCGACCTGGAATGTCCCGCTCGATCGAGTGCACGTCACTCGGGATCAGGCGGCGGGCGGCCGGCGAACCCGTCTGCTGCACGTGCATTGCGCGCCGCTGCCCGCCGCCGCGGTGATCGCCGGGGCCGATCCGGCGGTCTGCACGCCGGCGCGGGCGGTGGCCGATCTGGCACGCACCGTCGATTTCGAGCAAGCGGTGGTGACCGGCGACGCCACGTTGCGCGCCCGTTTGTGCGATTCCCCGGACTTGCGCACCGCGGCCGCCTACGCCACCAACCGCCCTGGTCATCGAGCGGCGCTGCGCGTGTTCGAGTTTCTCGACCCGCGCAGCGAGAGCGTGGGGGAGTCGCGCAGTCGAGTGTTGCTGCATCGACTCGACGTTCCTCCGCCACAGCTCCAGTCCGAGATCCGGGACGAGCACGGCCGATTGGTGGGTCGGGTCGATTTCTGCTGGGCCGGTTCGGGGGTCGTCGGCGAGTTCGACGGCCGGGTCAAGTACGGCCGGCTGTCGCGACCGGGACAGACCGCCGGCGACGTGGTCTTCCAGGAGAAGGTCCGCGAGGATCGGCTGCGCGACCTGGGTTGGGTCGTGGTCCGCTGGACCTGGGCCGACCTCGACCGACCAGAGGCGGTACGCGAGCGACTGCACCGTGCGTTCGCGAGGCCGCACCCCACCCGGGGCACGGTGCTGCGCGCGGAATTGCCTGCCGCGCGCGGCGTAACGCGCGCGGGAGACGAGAAACCGCGCGGGGGCCTACGGCAAACAAGCAAGCGTGCTTGATTTTTCTGGCGGGCGATGTGATGCTGGCGATATGGCCGATCTTGCTGCGGTGCTCGCCGACCTGACCGCCGAGGGGGACGACCTGGACGGCCTGATCGCGGACCTCGGTTCGGCCGACTGGCGTCGAGACACCCCGGCGCCGGGTTGGCCGATATCGCATCAGATATCGCATCTGACGTGGACCGACGAGGCATCGCTGCTCGCGATCGAGAACCCGGACGCCTTCGCCGGCCGAGTGTCGGCGGCGTTGGCCGACCCGGCCGGATTCGTCGACGCGGGCGCCGCCGAACTCGCCCTGGTACCGCAGGCCGAGTTGCTGGATCGCTGGCGGACCGGGCGGCGTCGGCTGGTCGAGGCGCTGGCCGCGGTTCCGGCCGGGGCGAAGATCGCCTGGTTCGGGCCGCCGATGGGCGCGGTGTCGATGGCCACCGCGCGGATCATGGAGACCTGGGCGCACGGCGAGGACGTCGCCGATGCGTTGGATGTGACCCGGACGCCGACCGACCGGCTCCGCAACATCGCCCACCTGGGGGTGCGCACCCGCGACTTCGCCTTTGCGGTCCACCGCCGGCCGCCGCCGGCCGAAGAGTTCCGGGTGGAACTGACCGGGCCCGCGGGCGACCGGTGGACCTGGGGTCCGGTGGACGCCGATCAGCGGCTCAGTGGTCCGGCACTGGACTTCTGCCGGCTGGTCACCCAACGCTCGCACCCCGACGACCTCGCGCTGGTACCGCACGGTGCCGACGTCACCGATTGGCTGACGATCGCGCAGGCGTTCGCCGGGCTGCCCGGCGCCGGCCGCAAGCCGAAAGGACAGCAATGACGGTGACATCGGTCCGGATCGGTAACTGCTCCGGCTTCTACGGCGACCGGTTCGCCGCGATGCGCGAGATGCTCGACGGCGGTGAACTCGACTACCTCACCGGTGACTACCTCGCCGAACTGACCATGCTGATCCTCGGCCGAGACCGGACGAAAGATCCGCAACTCGGGTACGCGAAGACGTTCCTGCGCCAGTTGGAGGAGTCGCTCGGCCTCGCGATCGATCGCGGGGTGCGGATCGTCGCGAACGCCGGCGGGCTCAACCCGGCCGGCCTCGCGGAACGGATTCGCGAACTGGCCGACCGTCTCGGACTGACCGTCGCGGTCGGCCATGTCGAGGGGGACGACCTGATCGGTCGCGCCGCGGAGCTGGATCTGGGTACTCCGCTGACCGCCAACGCCTACCTCGGCGCCTGGGGCATCGTCGAATGCCTGAACGCGGGCGCCGACGTCGTGGTCACCGGCCGGGTCACCGACGCATCGGTGATCGTCGGCCCGGCCGCCGCCCACTTCGGCTGGGCGCGCACCGACTACGACCGACTGGCCGGTGCGGTCGTCGCCGGGCATGTGATCGAGTGCGGCACCCAGGCCACCGGCGGCAACTACAGCTTCTTCACCGAGATCGCCGATCCGGTCCGCCTCGGGTTTCCGATCGCCGAGATCGCCGCGGACGGATCGTCGGTGATCACCAAACATCCCGGCACCGGCGGTGCGGTCGGCGTCGGCACGGTGACCGCCCAGCTGCTCTACGAGATCACCGGCGGCCGCTACGCCGGACCCGACGTGACCGCCCGGATCGACACCGTCGAGCTCGCCCCGGCGGGCCCCGACCGGGTGCAGATCAGCGGAGTGCGTGGCGAACCGCCGCCGCCGACCTCGAAGGTGTCGCTGAACTCGCTGGGCGGGTTTCGCAATGTGGTCGAGGTGATCCTCACCGGCCTGGACATCGACGCCAAGGCGCGGCTGTTCCGCACCCAGCTGGAGGCCGAACTGACCCGCAAGCCGGCCGAGCTGAACTGGGAGCTGGCCCGCACCGACCATGCCGATGCGGACACCGAGGAGGCGGCGAGTGCGACTCTGCGCTGCACCGTGCGCGACCCCGACCCGGCGGTGGTGGGCCGCGGGTTCAGCGCGGCCGCGGTCGAGCTGGCGCTGGCGAGCTATCCCGGCTTCACGCTGACCGCGCCGCCCGGCAACGGCCAGCCGTACGGCGTCTTCACGGCGGGGTATGTCGCCGCCGAGCTGATACCGCACACCGCGGTGCTGCCGGACGGTGCGCGGGTTGCGATCCCGCCGGCCGCCGATTCGCTCGTGCCGGCGCCGCTCCCGGAGCCGGCGGTACCCGATCCGCCGCCGGCCGGGGAAACCCGTCGGGTTCCGCTCGGCACGATCGCCGGCGCGCGCAGCGGGGACAAAGGCGGCTCGGCGAATGTCGGCGTGTGGGTGCACGGCGACGCCGAATTCGCCTGGCTGGTACATACGCTCACCGTCGAGGAGCTGCGCCGGCTGCTGCCGGAGACGGCCGATCTGCCGGTGACCCGGTATGTGCTGCCCCGGCTGCGGGCGGTCAACTTCGTGATCGACGGCATCCTCGGCCAGGGGGTCGCGTCGGCCGCCCGGTTCGATCCGCAAGCCAAGGGGCTCGGCGAGTGGCTGCGATCCCGGCACGTCGAGATCCCGGTCTCGTTATCGGAAGGAGCAGGCAGATGACCGTCTTGTCCTCGGTTCTCGATCCGACGTCGGCGGACTACGCCGCGGCCGGCGAGGCGATGATCGGAAAGCTCGCCGAACTCGACGCCGAACAGGCCAAAGCGGTCGCCGGCGGCGGTCCGCGCTACGTCGAGCGCCATCACCGCCGAGACAAGCTGCTGGCCCGGGAACGGATCGAGCTGCTGATCGACCCGGACTCGCCGTTTCTGGAGCTGTCCCCACTGGCGGGTTGGGGCAGCCAATTCCACGTCGGCGCTTCCACCGTGACCGGGATCGGCGTGGTGTGCGGGGTCGAATGCCTGATCATCGCCAGCGACCCGACCGTCAAGGGCGGCACCAGCAATCCGTGGACCTTGCGTAAAACCTTGCGGGCCAACGAGATAGCCAAGTCGAATCGGCTGCCGATCATCGGCTTGATCGAGTCCGGCGGCGCGGATCTGCCGACGCAGAAGGAAGTCTTCATTCCCGGTGGCGCGATGTTCCGCGACCTCACCCAGGCGTCGGCGGCCGGTATCCCGACGATCGCGTTGGTGTTCGGTAATTCCACCGCGGGCGGCGCCTACGTCCCCGGGATGTCCGACCACGTGGTGATGATCAAGGAACGGTCGAAGGTGTTCCTGGCCGGACCCCCGCTGGTCAAGATGGCCACCGGCGAAGAGTCCGACGACGAGTCGCTGGGCGGCGCAGACATGCATGCTCGACGGTCCGGGCTGGCCGACTACTACGCGCTGGACGAGCAGGATGCGATCCGGATCGGCCGACAGATCGTGGCCCGGCTGAACTGGCGCAAGCAGGGCCCGGCCCCACGCGCCGAGGTACGGCCACCCCGGTACGCCGCCGAGGAGTTGCTCGGGATCGTGCCCGCCGACCTGAAGGTCCCGTTCGACCCGCGTGAGGTGATCGCCCGGATCGTGGACGGCTCGGAGTTCGACGAGTTCAAAGCGCGCTACGGGTCCAGCCTGGTCACCGGCTGGGCCGAGCTGCACGGCTACCCGATCGGCATCCTGGCCAACGCCCGCGGGGTGCTGTTCAGCGCGGAGGCGCAGAAGGCGACCCAGTTCATCCAGCTGGCCAACCGGTCGAACACGCCGCTGTTGTTCCTGCACAACACGACCGGCTACATGGTCGGCCGGGAGTACGAGGAAGGCGGAATGATCAAGCACGGCGCGATGATGATCAACGCTGTGGCCAATTCCACCGTCCCGCACATCTCCGTGCTCGTCGGCGCCTCCTACGGGGCCGGGCACTACGGAATGTGCGGTCGGGCCTTCAATCCGCGGTTCCTGTTCGCTTGGCCGAGCGCCAAATCCGCGGTGATGGGCGGCGCCCAGCTGGCCGGGGTGATCTCGATCGTCGCCAAAGCCGCCGCGGAGGCGCGTGGGCAGGCGTTCGACGAACAGGCCGACGCCGGCATGCGGGCGATGGTGGAGAACCAGATCGAGGCCGAATCGGTGCCGATGTTCCTGTCCGGGATGCTCTACGACGACGGCATCATCGACCCGCGCGACACCCGTACCGTGCTCGGCCTGTGTCTGTCCGCGATCGCCAACGCCCCGGTCGAGGGTACCGACCGCTTCGGCGTCTTCCGGATGTGAGGAACCGATGACCCAGATCACCTCGGCACCTGTCACCTCGGTGCTCGTGGCCAACCGGGGCGAGATCGCCCGCCGGGTATTCGCCACCTGCCGCCGGCTCGGCATCGGTACCGTCGCCGTCTTCTCCGACGCCGACGCCGACTCCCCGCATGTGGCCGAGGCCGACGCCGCGGTCCGGTTGCCCGGTGCCGCCCCCGCCGAGACCTATCTGCGTGGCGACCTGGTCGTTGCCGCCGCGCTGGCGGCCGGCGCCGACGCGATCCATCCGGGGTACGGGTTCCTCTCCGAGAACGCCGCGTTCGCCGAGCAGGTGCGGGCAGCCGGGCTCACCTGGATCGGTCCGCCGCCCGAGTCGATCGCGATGATGGGCTCCAAGGTCGAGTCGAAGAAGCTGATGGATGCGGCCGGGGTGCCGGTCCTGGCCGAACTCGACCCGGCCGCGGTGAGCGAGGCCGACCTGCCGGTGTTGGTGAAGGCCTCGGCCGGCGGCGGCGGCCGCGGGATGCGGATCGTCGAGCAGCTCGACCGGCTGACCGACGAGGTGGCGGCGGCACAACGCGAGGCAGCGTCGGCGTTCGGTGACCCGACGGTGTTCTGCGAGCGCTACCTGCCGACCGGCCGGCACATCGAGGTGCAGGTGATGGCGGACCGGCACGGCACGGTGTGGGCGGTCGGCGAGCGGGAGTGCTCGATCCAGCGGCGCCATCAGAAAGTGGTCGAGGAAGCGCCGTCTCCGCTGGTCGAGCGGGTGCCGGGAATGCGGGAGCGACTCTTCGAAGCGGCCCGACTGGCCACCACCGCCATCGCCTACGAGGGCGCGGGCACGGTCGAGTTTCTTGCCGACGACCGGGGTGGCTTCTACTTCCTCGAGATGAACACCCGGCTGCAGGTGGAGCATCCGGTCACCGAGAACACCACCGGCCTCGACCTGGTGGAGCTGCAGCTGCAGGTCGCGGCCGGCGGGGTATTGCCGGCCGAACCGCCTGCGTCGCAGGGGTACTCGATCGAGGTGCGGCTCTACGCCGAGGACCCGGCGCACGACTGGCGACCGCAGAGCGGCCCGGTGCACCACATCGCGGTGCCGGGCGCGGTCGAGTTCGATGTGCTCACCCGGGCCGGGCTGCGGCTCGATTCGGGGGTGGTGGACGGCTCGGTCGTCACCACCTACTACGACCCGATGCTGGCCAAGGTCATCTCGTTCGCGCCGACCCGGGACCAGGCCGCACAGATTCTCGCGACCGCGTTGCAGCGTGCCGAGATCCACGGCATCCGGACGAACCGGGACCTGCTGGTGCGGGTGCTGCGGCATCCGGCCTTCCGCGCCGGCGAGACCGATACCTCGTTCTTCGACCGACACGGCCTGGCCGAGTTGTCCGCGCCGATCGCCACCCCGCGAACCGAGGAACTGTCCGCGCTCGCCGCCGCGCTCGCCGACGCCGCGGCGAACCGGGCCGCCGCGGTGGTGGACCACGGTCTGCCCAGCGGTTGGCGCAACGTGGTATCGGCGCCGATCCGCAAGCGATACAGCGGTGCCGCCGAGCACACGATCGAGTACCGGCTCACCCGGAACGGGTCGTTGGTGGCCGAGCAGTTCCCGGACGTGCTGCTGGTCGAATCGACACCTGCGGCGGTCGTGCTGGAGCGCGACGGCGTACGGACACGATTCGCGGTCCGCCGGTACGACGACCGGGTCGAGGTGGATTCGTCGGCGGGGCCGGTGACCCTGATCGCCGCGCCGCGGTTCGTCGATCCGGCCACGGCGGTTGCCGAAGGGTCGCTGCTGGCGCCGATGCCGGGCTCGATCATCCGCGTCGGTGCGGCGGTCGGCGACACGGTGCGTAAGGGCCGGCCGATCCTGTGGCTGGAGGCGATGAAGATGGAACACGCGGTCGCGGCACCCGTCGACGGTGTGGTGGTCGAGCTACCGGTACGTGCCGGTCAGCAGGTCGATGTCGGAGCGGTACTGGCGGTGGTCGAGGCCGTCGACGTGCCGCCGACGGATGAGGAGGCGCCGGAGTGAACCGGGAATGGCAGGTCAGTGACTCGGTGGTGGTGGTGGGGGTGGACCCGCTGACCGCCTACGAGAACATCAGCGACGTCACTCGGATGGCGCGATGGAGCCCGGAGAACACCGGGGCGACCGTGCCGGAGCCGGGCGCCCCGGCGGTGGTCGGGATGCGCTTCACCGGCACCAACCGGCGTGGCCCGGTGCTGCGCTGGGTGACCGAATCTGTGGTGACCGCGGCCGATCCGGGGGAGCGGTTTGCCTGGGCGGTACGCCGATACGGGTTCGGCCGACCGCTGGTCCCGGTCGCGATCGCGAGCTGGGAGTATCGGTTCGAGGCGGTGCCCGGCGGCACCCGGATCACCGAGATCTGGACCGACGACCGGCGGAGCTGGCCGGACCCGGTTGCTGCGGTGTTCGATCGGATCGCCACGCGCCGAAGCGGATTCGCCGAGTTCCAGCGCGGCAACATCCGACGCACGCTGGACCGGTTGCACGCAGATCTGGGGCGGTGACAGTCATGATCGAGAGCGGTTTCATCGAAAGCGACGAGCGCAAGCAGCTCCGCACGGCTGTGGCCGAGCTCGCGGCCGGTTACGGACCGGATTACGTTCGCCAGCAGGTGAAAGCGGGTCAGCCGCTGCGCGAGCTGTGGGCCGAAGCCGGCCGGCTCGGCTTCATCGGGGTGAACATCCCGGAGGAGTACGGCGGCGGCGGCGCCGGCATCTACGAGTTGTCGCTGGTGATGGAGGAATTCTCGGCGCAGAGCGCCGGGATGCTGATGATGGTGGTGTCGCCGGCAATCGTCGGCACGATCGTCAGCCGGTTCGGTACCGACGAGCAGAAGCGGCGCTGGCTGCCCGGGATCGCCGACGGCAGTGCGTCGATCGCGTTCGGGATCACCGAGCCGGACGCCGGTTCCAACTCGCACCGGATCACCACCACCGCACGCCGCGACGGTGGCGACTGGATTCTGAACGGCCGCAAGGTGTACATCTCGGCGGTCGACGAGGCCGCGGCGGTGCTCGTCGTGGGCCGCACCGAAGATGCGAAGACCGGCAAGCTGAAACCCGCGCTGTTCGTCGTCCCGACCGACACGCCCGGCTTCGAGTATGTGCCGATCGAGATGGATCTGCAGATCCCGGACAAGCAGTTCTCGCTGTTCATCGACGATGTTCGGCTGCCGGGCGACGCGCTCGTCGGAGCCGAGGCGAGCGAAGCGACGGGGGACGGGGCGCTGCTGCAGCTGTTCGCCGGGCTCAATCCGGAGCGGATCATGGGGGCGGCTTCGGCGGTCGGAATGGGCCGGTACGCCCTGCGCCGGGCGGCGGAATACGCCAAGCAGCGCACGGTCTGGAAGACACCGATCGGCGCCCATCAAGGCATCGCGCACCCGCTGGCGAAGAACCGGATCGAGCTCGAGCTGGCCAAGCTGATGATGCAGAAAGCGGCGACGCTCTACGACACCGGCGACGACTGGGGTGCTGCCGAGTCGGCAAACATGGCCAAGTACGCCGCCGGCGAGGCTGCGGTCAGCGCCGTGGACAACGCCGTGCACACGCTCGGCGGCAACGGGCTGACCGCCGAGTACGGGCTGGCGCCGCTGCTGAACGCCTCCCGGATCGCCCGGGTCGCGCCGGTCAGCCGGGAGATGATCCTCAATTTCGTCGCACAGGCCGGACTCGGTCTGCCGAAGTCGTACTGAGGGCGGATCGCTGATGGCTGAGCAATTGGTCCGTTACGCCACCGATGCGGGTTTCGCGACGGTCACGCTGGACTCGCCGAAAAACCGGAACGCGATCTCGCTGCAGTTGCTCGCCGAGTTGCGTGCGGCGCTGGCCGCTGCCGCCGCCGATCCGGACGTACGGGCGGTGGTGCTGACCCACACCGGCACCACCTTCAGCGCCGGGGCCGACCTGTCCGAGGCCGGCCGGACCGGCACCGACCCGGCTGAACTGCTGGCCCGCAGTGCCCGGGACATGGCCGCGTTGTTGCGGGAGATCGTCGCGCACCCGAAGCCGATCGTGGCCGAGGTGAACGGCAACGTCCGGGCCGGCGGGATGGGCATCGTGGCCGCCTGCGACATTGCGGTCGCCGGGCCGACCAGCACGTTCGGCCTGACCGAAGCCCGGCTGGGCGTGGCCATCGCGATCATCTCGCTGACCGTGCTGCACCGGATGGATGCCCGCGCAGCCGGTCGGTACGTGCTGACCAGCGAGATCTTCGGCCCGGCCGAAGCGCAGGCGACCGGTCTGATCACGATGGTCGCCGAGCACCCGGAGAGCGCGGTTCGGGCGCTGCTGGCCGAGCTCGGCAAGCAGTCACCGCAGGGGCTGGCCGAGTCGAAACGGGTGTTGGCCCGCGACCTGCTCGACGCGTTCGATCGGCACGCGGACGAGCTTTGCGATACCTCGGCCCGGCTGTTCGCCACCGACGAAGCGCGCGAGGGGATCACCGCGATGTTCCAGCGCCGCCCGGCCCGCTGGGTGCTGTCGGGGTGAACGAGCCCAAGCAGGACCGGAGCCGGGCCACCCGGTTGCGGCTGCTGGCGGCGGCGATCGACACCCTCGCCGAGCAGGGCTGGACGGCCACGACGGTGGGCCTGGTCGCGACCCGCGCCGGGGTATCGCGCGGTGCCGCGCAGCATCACTTCCCGACCCGGGAAGAGCTGATCACCGCTGCGCTGGACCACATGTTCGACCGGCGGATGGCCGAGGTCCGCGAGCAGGCGGGCCGGACCGGGCCGTTGTCCACCGAGCAGGTGGTCGAACGGATCGTCGACTGCTATACCGGCACGATGTTCAAGGCGGCCCTGCAGGTCTGGACGGCCGCGGCCGCCGATCCCGAGCTGCGGGCACGCATCCTGCCGCTGGAGGAGCGGTTCGGCCGTACGGCGCACCGGGTGGTGGTCGAGCAGTTGGGCGTGGACGACGCCGATCTGCGGGTGCGCGGCTTGGTGCAGGCCACCCTGGATCTGGCGCGCGGACTGGGCCTGGCGGATGTGTTGCACGACGATTCGAAGCGACGCCGGGCGGTGGTCGCGGCTTGGGCGGCGCAGTTGGAGGCGGCGCTTCGGTAGAGTTCGGCGTGTGCGATGCAAGCGCAACCGGCTGCGACGAACGTGGGTCGCCATGACCCTCGTTGCACTCACCGTGACCGCCGCGCTCGCCGGCGGCTGCAGCCGCAGCGACGAGGGCGGCGACGATCCGGCGTCCAGCGCGGCTGCCGGGCCGAGTTCGCCGGCGCCGCTCGGCCCGTTCTTCGGCGAGTGCGGGTCGGTCAGCGACGACGAGGTGCGGTCCGCGTTCGCCGTGTCCGCTCTGCCGATGGTCTGGCGAAATTCGGTCGGGTGCGTTTGGGAGGCGGCCGGCCCGACCGGGCCGAGCGTGTCGTTCTCCTGGTATCGCGGG
Above is a genomic segment from Skermania piniformis containing:
- a CDS encoding TIGR03084 family metal-binding protein: MADLAAVLADLTAEGDDLDGLIADLGSADWRRDTPAPGWPISHQISHLTWTDEASLLAIENPDAFAGRVSAALADPAGFVDAGAAELALVPQAELLDRWRTGRRRLVEALAAVPAGAKIAWFGPPMGAVSMATARIMETWAHGEDVADALDVTRTPTDRLRNIAHLGVRTRDFAFAVHRRPPPAEEFRVELTGPAGDRWTWGPVDADQRLSGPALDFCRLVTQRSHPDDLALVPHGADVTDWLTIAQAFAGLPGAGRKPKGQQ
- a CDS encoding acyclic terpene utilization AtuA family protein is translated as MTVTSVRIGNCSGFYGDRFAAMREMLDGGELDYLTGDYLAELTMLILGRDRTKDPQLGYAKTFLRQLEESLGLAIDRGVRIVANAGGLNPAGLAERIRELADRLGLTVAVGHVEGDDLIGRAAELDLGTPLTANAYLGAWGIVECLNAGADVVVTGRVTDASVIVGPAAAHFGWARTDYDRLAGAVVAGHVIECGTQATGGNYSFFTEIADPVRLGFPIAEIAADGSSVITKHPGTGGAVGVGTVTAQLLYEITGGRYAGPDVTARIDTVELAPAGPDRVQISGVRGEPPPPTSKVSLNSLGGFRNVVEVILTGLDIDAKARLFRTQLEAELTRKPAELNWELARTDHADADTEEAASATLRCTVRDPDPAVVGRGFSAAAVELALASYPGFTLTAPPGNGQPYGVFTAGYVAAELIPHTAVLPDGARVAIPPAADSLVPAPLPEPAVPDPPPAGETRRVPLGTIAGARSGDKGGSANVGVWVHGDAEFAWLVHTLTVEELRRLLPETADLPVTRYVLPRLRAVNFVIDGILGQGVASAARFDPQAKGLGEWLRSRHVEIPVSLSEGAGR
- a CDS encoding acyl-CoA carboxylase subunit beta, translating into MTVLSSVLDPTSADYAAAGEAMIGKLAELDAEQAKAVAGGGPRYVERHHRRDKLLARERIELLIDPDSPFLELSPLAGWGSQFHVGASTVTGIGVVCGVECLIIASDPTVKGGTSNPWTLRKTLRANEIAKSNRLPIIGLIESGGADLPTQKEVFIPGGAMFRDLTQASAAGIPTIALVFGNSTAGGAYVPGMSDHVVMIKERSKVFLAGPPLVKMATGEESDDESLGGADMHARRSGLADYYALDEQDAIRIGRQIVARLNWRKQGPAPRAEVRPPRYAAEELLGIVPADLKVPFDPREVIARIVDGSEFDEFKARYGSSLVTGWAELHGYPIGILANARGVLFSAEAQKATQFIQLANRSNTPLLFLHNTTGYMVGREYEEGGMIKHGAMMINAVANSTVPHISVLVGASYGAGHYGMCGRAFNPRFLFAWPSAKSAVMGGAQLAGVISIVAKAAAEARGQAFDEQADAGMRAMVENQIEAESVPMFLSGMLYDDGIIDPRDTRTVLGLCLSAIANAPVEGTDRFGVFRM
- a CDS encoding biotin carboxylase N-terminal domain-containing protein encodes the protein MTQITSAPVTSVLVANRGEIARRVFATCRRLGIGTVAVFSDADADSPHVAEADAAVRLPGAAPAETYLRGDLVVAAALAAGADAIHPGYGFLSENAAFAEQVRAAGLTWIGPPPESIAMMGSKVESKKLMDAAGVPVLAELDPAAVSEADLPVLVKASAGGGGRGMRIVEQLDRLTDEVAAAQREAASAFGDPTVFCERYLPTGRHIEVQVMADRHGTVWAVGERECSIQRRHQKVVEEAPSPLVERVPGMRERLFEAARLATTAIAYEGAGTVEFLADDRGGFYFLEMNTRLQVEHPVTENTTGLDLVELQLQVAAGGVLPAEPPASQGYSIEVRLYAEDPAHDWRPQSGPVHHIAVPGAVEFDVLTRAGLRLDSGVVDGSVVTTYYDPMLAKVISFAPTRDQAAQILATALQRAEIHGIRTNRDLLVRVLRHPAFRAGETDTSFFDRHGLAELSAPIATPRTEELSALAAALADAAANRAAAVVDHGLPSGWRNVVSAPIRKRYSGAAEHTIEYRLTRNGSLVAEQFPDVLLVESTPAAVVLERDGVRTRFAVRRYDDRVEVDSSAGPVTLIAAPRFVDPATAVAEGSLLAPMPGSIIRVGAAVGDTVRKGRPILWLEAMKMEHAVAAPVDGVVVELPVRAGQQVDVGAVLAVVEAVDVPPTDEEAPE
- a CDS encoding SRPBCC family protein: MNREWQVSDSVVVVGVDPLTAYENISDVTRMARWSPENTGATVPEPGAPAVVGMRFTGTNRRGPVLRWVTESVVTAADPGERFAWAVRRYGFGRPLVPVAIASWEYRFEAVPGGTRITEIWTDDRRSWPDPVAAVFDRIATRRSGFAEFQRGNIRRTLDRLHADLGR
- a CDS encoding acyl-CoA dehydrogenase family protein, with protein sequence MIESGFIESDERKQLRTAVAELAAGYGPDYVRQQVKAGQPLRELWAEAGRLGFIGVNIPEEYGGGGAGIYELSLVMEEFSAQSAGMLMMVVSPAIVGTIVSRFGTDEQKRRWLPGIADGSASIAFGITEPDAGSNSHRITTTARRDGGDWILNGRKVYISAVDEAAAVLVVGRTEDAKTGKLKPALFVVPTDTPGFEYVPIEMDLQIPDKQFSLFIDDVRLPGDALVGAEASEATGDGALLQLFAGLNPERIMGAASAVGMGRYALRRAAEYAKQRTVWKTPIGAHQGIAHPLAKNRIELELAKLMMQKAATLYDTGDDWGAAESANMAKYAAGEAAVSAVDNAVHTLGGNGLTAEYGLAPLLNASRIARVAPVSREMILNFVAQAGLGLPKSY
- a CDS encoding enoyl-CoA hydratase family protein, whose translation is MAEQLVRYATDAGFATVTLDSPKNRNAISLQLLAELRAALAAAAADPDVRAVVLTHTGTTFSAGADLSEAGRTGTDPAELLARSARDMAALLREIVAHPKPIVAEVNGNVRAGGMGIVAACDIAVAGPTSTFGLTEARLGVAIAIISLTVLHRMDARAAGRYVLTSEIFGPAEAQATGLITMVAEHPESAVRALLAELGKQSPQGLAESKRVLARDLLDAFDRHADELCDTSARLFATDEAREGITAMFQRRPARWVLSG
- a CDS encoding TetR/AcrR family transcriptional regulator, with amino-acid sequence MNEPKQDRSRATRLRLLAAAIDTLAEQGWTATTVGLVATRAGVSRGAAQHHFPTREELITAALDHMFDRRMAEVREQAGRTGPLSTEQVVERIVDCYTGTMFKAALQVWTAAAADPELRARILPLEERFGRTAHRVVVEQLGVDDADLRVRGLVQATLDLARGLGLADVLHDDSKRRRAVVAAWAAQLEAALR
- a CDS encoding DUF3558 domain-containing protein, with the translated sequence MTLVALTVTAALAGGCSRSDEGGDDPASSAAAGPSSPAPLGPFFGECGSVSDDEVRSAFAVSALPMVWRNSVGCVWEAAGPTGPSVSFSWYRGSPIGREAAGSGLIGRPAEQIEIAGHSGFMGQADGLCEIGVQYDQDFFHWSVTYGALPSLAPPCDVARKLAELTASRTK